GAGGAACACCTTCATGCTCCGAGTACTCATCGCGGACGACAGCCGGGTGATGCGGCAGATCGTCATCCGCACGCTGCGCCAGGCGGGGTACGACTGGTCCGTCACCGAGGCGCCCGACGGCGCCGCCGCGCTCGCGGCGGTGCGGGCCGACGAGCCCGACCTGGTGCTCTCCGACTGGAACATGCCCGAGATGACGGGTATCGAGCTGCTGCGCGAGCTGCGCGCGGCGGGCTTCTCCACGCCGTTCGGGTTCGTGACGTCGGAGGGCTCCCCGGAGATGCGCCAGGCGGCCGAGGAGGCGGGGGCGCTGTTCCTCATCGCGAAGCCGTTCACGGCCGAGTCGTTCCGCGACGTCATCGAGCCGGTGCTCGCATGAACGCCGTGACGCCGCTGCCCGCCGCCAAGGAGGTCCGCGACATGCTGGCCGACCTCCTGAACCGGGACGTCGAGGTGGTGACGGGCGGGGACATGGTCGACCCCACCGTCGAGTTCGGCGGGCTGGTCGGCGTGTACGTGGACCGTCGCCTGCAGCTGAGCGCGCTGGTCATCATGGACCTGGAGCTCGCCGCGCGGACCGGCGCGGCCATCGCCCTCATCCCGTCCTCGGGCGCCGAGCGGGCGATCGGCGCGGGGGCCATGCCGGACAACCTGCTGGAGAACGCCAGCGAGATCCTCAACGTGCTGGCCGCGCTGTTCAACGGCGAGGGCCTGCCGCACCTCAAGCTCGACTCGGTGTACGCCCCCGGGGAGCCGCTGCCGGCGGATGTCGCCAAGTGGGTGCTGGCCTACGTGCCGCGGCTCGACCTCGACATCGATGTCAAGGGCTACGGCTCGGGGCGGTTCTCGATGCTGGTGCTGGGCGGCTGACCGGCGTCGTCGGCGCGACTCGGCCGCGCCGGCGCCTGGCGCCATGAGAGCTTTCACATGGCCGCGGTGGGGACGCGCGGGTCACGATCCGATAACGTGCCGCAGATGAACTCGACCGGTGCGGACCCCCTGCCGCGCCGTCGCGACCTCCGGGCGTGGCGGGAACGACGTGCTCGGAGGTTGCGCACGCTGCGGCGGGTGGTCGGCGTCTCGGCCGTCGTGGCGCTCGGCGCGGTGGCGGTCGTCGCCTCTCCCGTGCTCCGCGACGAGACCGGCGCCGTGCACCTCGCGGGCCTCCCGGACCGCGTCACGGCGCTGGCCGACCGTGGAGGCCAGACGGTGTCGCGCAGCAGTTCCCGCGAGGGGGAGCCGCAGGTCAGCGCGGCAGCGGAGGGCAGCGACCCGCACGCGGCGGACACTGCGGCGCCCCCCGGCGAGGTCGCGGCGCCTGCCCCCGCGCCCGCCGACCCCGCACAGCCCCCTGCCGAGGGAGCCCCGGTCTCACCGGACCCGGCGGCGCAGGAGCCGCCGCCCGCGGAGCCTCCCGTGCCCTCCGGCGCCACCGCCGCGGAGGAGTTCGCGGCGAGCCTGACCGCCCTCACCAACGAGCAGCGCCTCGCCGGTGGGCTCGCCACGCTCGCCACCTCGGGCTGCGCGGCGTCGCAGGCCGTCGAGCGCGCAGCGCTCCTGGTGGCTGAGGGCCGCTTCGAGCACGACCCGCTCGGCCCCGTCCTCGGCGCCTGCGGCGGGCGGACCGTCGGCGAGAACCTCGCGCTCGGCCACCGGACCCCCGCGGACATGACCGCGGGCTGGATGGGGTCGGCGGGCCACCGGGCGAACATCCTGCGCGTGTCCCACACGTCGATCGGCGTCGGGTGCGTCGAGGGCCCGCGCGGCATGCTCTGCGCCCAGGTCTTCCTCGGTTAGCGAGCTCCACGGAAGGGCGTCTGGACCCGTCGTGTTTCCGGCGTATTAACAAGCCTGGACACTGTCCAATCCCCTCCAGCCCGATCTGCCATCATGCCCGCCATGGCGACAACTTCCCCCGAGGTCGTGAAGACGTCACCCCCCCAGGGCGCTCTCGACCGCTTCTTCAAGATCACCGAGCGTGGCTCGACCGTCGGCGCGGAGATCCGCGGCGGCCTGGTCACGTTCTTCGCGATGAGCTACATCATCGTCCTCAACCCGATCATCCTCGGCTACGTCCAGGACGGCACCGGCCAGTTCCTCGGTGGGGGCGACGCGCCCAACCTCTCGATGATCGCCGCTGCCACCGCGCTGGTCGCTGGCGTGCTGACGATCGTCATGGGCGTGGTCGCCAACTTCCCGCTCGCGCTCGCCGCCGGCCTGGGCCTGAACGCCGTGGTGGCGTTCTCCATCGCCGTGCTGCCCGAGATGACCTGGGCCGACGCCATGGGCATCGTGGTGCTCGAGGGCCTCATCATCCTGGCGCTCGTGCTGACCGGCTTCCGTGAGGCGGTCTTCAAGGCGGTGCCGGCCCCGCTCAAGACGGCCATCAGCGTGGGCATCGGCCTGTTCATCGCCTTCCTGGGCCTGATCAACTCCGGCTTCGTGCGGGTCGGCGAGGCCACCCCCGTCGAGATGGGCGTGGGCGGCTCGCTCAGCGGCTGGCCCGTCCTGGTCTTCGTCGTCGGACTGGTCGTCGCCATCGTCCTGATGGTCCGCAAGATCAAGGGCGCGATCCTCATCGCCATCCTCACCTCGACGGTGCTCGCCGTGATCATCGAGGCGATCGCGAAGATCGGGCCGCAGAACACCGACGGCACGAACCCCACCGGCTGGGAGCTCAACGCCCCCACCATCCCCGACTCGATCGTCAGCGTCCCCGACTTCGGCCTGCTCGGGCAGTTCTCCCTGTTCGGCTCGTTCGGCAAGATCGGCGTGGTCGCGGTCATCCTGCTGGTCTTCTCGATCCTGCTCGCGGACTTCTTCGACACGATGGGCACCATGGTGGCCGTCGGTGGCGAGGCCGGCCTGCTCGACGAGGACGGCAACCCGCCCAAGACCAAGCAGATCCTGATCGTGGACTCGGTGGCGGCCGCGGCGGGTGGCGCCGCTGGCGTCTCGTCCAACACGAGCTTCGTGGAGTCGAGCGCGGGCGTCGGCGACGGCGCGCGCACCGGCCTGGCGTCGGTCGTCACCGGCATCGCGTTCCTGCTCGCCACGTTCCTGTCCCCGCTGGTGGACATGGTCCCGTCCGAGGCTGCCGCCCCGGCGCTCGTCGTGGTCGGCTTCCTGATGGTCATGCAGGTCACCGGCATCGACTGGAAGAACTTCGAGATCGCCATCCCGGCGTTCTTCACCATGATCATGATGCCGTTCACCTACTCGATCACCGCGGGCATCGGCGCGGGCTTCATCGCCTTCGTCGTCATCAAGCTCGCGGTCGGCAAGATCCGCGAGATCCACCCGTTGATGTGGGTCGCGGGCCTGCTGTTCCTCGCCTACTTCACGCTCGGCCCGATCAAGGACGCGCTCGGCGTCTGACCTCCCCCTGCTCGTGAGCCGGGCCCGCCCCTTCGGGGGAGGGGCCCGGCTCGCGGCGTCTCCGGGCCAGCCACAGCTGGGCGGCCAGGAGCAGGCCGAGGCCCACGGCCGCCCCTGCCGTGTTGAGGACGACGTCCTGGACCGTGGGCACGCGGCTCGGCAGGAACGCGCGCTGGGCCAGCTCGATGGCCGTCGAGGTGGCGCACGCCGCGCCGACCACGATGGCCGCGCGCTGACGCGTCCCGTCCAGCAGCAGCCCCACGAGCACCCCGAACGGGACGAACATGAGGACGTTCGACACCGCCTCCACGCCGTCGTAGGTCACCGGGGCGCCCCGGTCCGCGAGCCAGGCGATGACCTCCCGCACCACGTCGAAGGTCTCCGGCTCGGCGGGCTCGGGCCGCAGCGTCATCCGGGCGACGAGCGCGAGGTAGCCGGCGAGGGCGGCGATCAGCAGGGCCTGGCGGCGGGGTCCCGACATCGGCCCAGCGTAGGCGGCGGCCCGCTGGGCGGCTGAGGGCCGGCGCCAGGCCGGCGGAGCGTGTGGGGTTTTGATTGCATTGGGTAATGAGTTAAGGTAACGACATGTCCTCTGCTCCCGTTGCCCCCGGCGTGTCCGGCGGGGCAGTGGCAGCCTCGACCGCCTCCCCAGGCCCGGTCACGGCCAAGCAGTGCCGTCCGCGCGAGCTCGCGGGGGACATGCGGGTGGCGGTGTTCCGGACGGCGCGCCGCGTGCGGTCCGAGCGAGGCTCCGCCGACCTGTCCGACTCGCAGTTCTCCGTCCTCGCCTGGCTGCACCAGAACGGGCCCATGGCCCCCGGAGCCCTGGCCGAGCGCCAGCACGTCCAGCCGCCGTCCATGACGCGCACGGTGAACTCCCTCGTGGAGCTCGGCCTCGTCGCGAAGGGCGAGCATCCGACCGACAAGCGCCAGGTCGTCGTGAGCCTCACCGACGCGGGCACGGCCGAGGTCCGCGAGACCCGCCGCCGCCGCGACGAGTGGCTGACCCGCCGGCTCGCGTCGTTCACCCCGGAGGAACGCGCCACGCTCGCCGAGGCGACGGTGCTCTTGAGGAGGCTCGTCGCCGAGTGAGCAACACCTTCGCCTCCCTCAAGCACTTCAACTACAGGCTGTGGTTCGTCGGCGCCCTGGTCGCCAACATCGGCACCTGGATGCAGCGCGTCGCCCAGGACTGGCTCGTGCTCACCGTCCTCAGTGACGACTCCGGCGTCGCCGTCGGCATCACCACGGCCCTGCAGTTCGCGCCGACTCTGCTGCTGTCCGCCTGGGCGGGCTTGCTGGCCGACCGCGTCGACCGGCGCAAGCTGCTGATCGGCACCCAGGCTGCCCAGGCGGTGCTCGCCCTCGGGCTCGGCGCCCTGGTGCTCAGCGGCCACGCCGAGCTGTGGCACGTGTACGTCTTCGCCGCGGCGCTCGGCTGCGTCTCCGCGATCGACGGCCCCGTCCGGCAGACGTTCGTCGCCGAGATGGTGCCCGCCGCCGGCCTGTCCAACGCCGTGGGGCTCAACAGCGCGTCGTTCAACGCCGCGCGGCTCGTGGGCCCCGGCCTCGCCGGCCTGCTCATCGCCTGGGTTGGCACCGGCTGGGTCTTCATGATCAACGGCGTCACCTTCGTCGCGACCATCTTCGCGCTCACCCAGATGCGCCTCACCGAGCTGTACCCCCTGCCCACGGTGGCGCGCGCCAAGGGACAGATCCGCGAGGGCATCGCCTACGTGCGCCAGCGCAGCGACATCCTGGTGATCATGGTCGTGGTGGGCGTCGTGTCCACGTTCGGCCTCAACTTCCAGCTGACCAGCGCCATGATGGCCCGCACCGAGTTCGACCGCGGCGCCAGCGAGTACGGGATCCTCGGGTCCGTGCTGGCCATCGGGTCCCTCGCGGGCGCGCTGATGGCCGCGCGGCGTGAGCGCCCCCGGGTGCGCCTGGTCATCGGATCCGCGTTCGCCTTCGGCGTCTTGAGCGGCGCGATGGCGCTCATGCCCACGTACCCGAGCTATGCGGTGTCGTGCATCCCGGTCGGCTTCGCGTCGCTCACCATGATGACGGCGGCGAACACGACCATCCAGATGACCACCGACCCCGCGGTACGCGGACGCGTCATGTCGCTGTACATGATCGTCTTCCTCGGGGCCACGCCCGTCGGGTCGCCTATCGTCGGCTGGGTGGCCGAGGAGTTCGGCGCGCGGTGGGCCATCGGCATCGGCTCGATCTCCGCGCTGCTGGTCGCGACCGGCGCCGCGATCTGGGCCAAGCGGCACTGGCATCTCGACGTGCGGTACCGGGTGCGCAGCCGCCCGCACCTGGACATCCGCTACCCCGTGCTGACCGCGGCGCCCCAGCCGGAGACCGCCGAGCTCCGCGCCCGGCAGGCCACCACGGCCACCACCGCGGACTGAGCCCGGCGGACTGAGCCCGGCTCCGGTCCGCCTACAGGGCGATGCCGGCCCGGCGCGTCGAGCGCCGGGCGAGCACGACCGCCAGCGCGGCGGCCGCGAGCATGACCGGCACGACGACGAACGCGGTGCGCGGCCCCAGCTGGTCGGCGAGCGCCCCGAGCAGCAAGGGCGCGGCGGCGATCGCCCCGCCCGCCGCGATCGTGGAGCGGGACTGCGCCATGTCGGGGCGCCCCTCCGAGGCCGCCATCGTCGAGGCGATCATCAACGGGTAGTGG
The sequence above is a segment of the Cellulomonas chengniuliangii genome. Coding sequences within it:
- a CDS encoding MFS transporter; its protein translation is MSNTFASLKHFNYRLWFVGALVANIGTWMQRVAQDWLVLTVLSDDSGVAVGITTALQFAPTLLLSAWAGLLADRVDRRKLLIGTQAAQAVLALGLGALVLSGHAELWHVYVFAAALGCVSAIDGPVRQTFVAEMVPAAGLSNAVGLNSASFNAARLVGPGLAGLLIAWVGTGWVFMINGVTFVATIFALTQMRLTELYPLPTVARAKGQIREGIAYVRQRSDILVIMVVVGVVSTFGLNFQLTSAMMARTEFDRGASEYGILGSVLAIGSLAGALMAARRERPRVRLVIGSAFAFGVLSGAMALMPTYPSYAVSCIPVGFASLTMMTAANTTIQMTTDPAVRGRVMSLYMIVFLGATPVGSPIVGWVAEEFGARWAIGIGSISALLVATGAAIWAKRHWHLDVRYRVRSRPHLDIRYPVLTAAPQPETAELRARQATTATTAD
- a CDS encoding MarR family winged helix-turn-helix transcriptional regulator, whose product is MSSAPVAPGVSGGAVAASTASPGPVTAKQCRPRELAGDMRVAVFRTARRVRSERGSADLSDSQFSVLAWLHQNGPMAPGALAERQHVQPPSMTRTVNSLVELGLVAKGEHPTDKRQVVVSLTDAGTAEVRETRRRRDEWLTRRLASFTPEERATLAEATVLLRRLVAE
- a CDS encoding CAP domain-containing protein codes for the protein MNSTGADPLPRRRDLRAWRERRARRLRTLRRVVGVSAVVALGAVAVVASPVLRDETGAVHLAGLPDRVTALADRGGQTVSRSSSREGEPQVSAAAEGSDPHAADTAAPPGEVAAPAPAPADPAQPPAEGAPVSPDPAAQEPPPAEPPVPSGATAAEEFAASLTALTNEQRLAGGLATLATSGCAASQAVERAALLVAEGRFEHDPLGPVLGACGGRTVGENLALGHRTPADMTAGWMGSAGHRANILRVSHTSIGVGCVEGPRGMLCAQVFLG
- a CDS encoding response regulator, which translates into the protein MLRVLIADDSRVMRQIVIRTLRQAGYDWSVTEAPDGAAALAAVRADEPDLVLSDWNMPEMTGIELLRELRAAGFSTPFGFVTSEGSPEMRQAAEEAGALFLIAKPFTAESFRDVIEPVLA
- a CDS encoding VanZ family protein, which translates into the protein MSGPRRQALLIAALAGYLALVARMTLRPEPAEPETFDVVREVIAWLADRGAPVTYDGVEAVSNVLMFVPFGVLVGLLLDGTRQRAAIVVGAACATSTAIELAQRAFLPSRVPTVQDVVLNTAGAAVGLGLLLAAQLWLARRRREPGPSPEGAGPAHEQGEVRRRARP
- a CDS encoding NCS2 family permease, yielding MATTSPEVVKTSPPQGALDRFFKITERGSTVGAEIRGGLVTFFAMSYIIVLNPIILGYVQDGTGQFLGGGDAPNLSMIAAATALVAGVLTIVMGVVANFPLALAAGLGLNAVVAFSIAVLPEMTWADAMGIVVLEGLIILALVLTGFREAVFKAVPAPLKTAISVGIGLFIAFLGLINSGFVRVGEATPVEMGVGGSLSGWPVLVFVVGLVVAIVLMVRKIKGAILIAILTSTVLAVIIEAIAKIGPQNTDGTNPTGWELNAPTIPDSIVSVPDFGLLGQFSLFGSFGKIGVVAVILLVFSILLADFFDTMGTMVAVGGEAGLLDEDGNPPKTKQILIVDSVAAAAGGAAGVSSNTSFVESSAGVGDGARTGLASVVTGIAFLLATFLSPLVDMVPSEAAAPALVVVGFLMVMQVTGIDWKNFEIAIPAFFTMIMMPFTYSITAGIGAGFIAFVVIKLAVGKIREIHPLMWVAGLLFLAYFTLGPIKDALGV